One segment of Nitrospiria bacterium DNA contains the following:
- the fabF gene encoding beta-ketoacyl-ACP synthase II yields MVVTGLGVVSPLGIGVDPTWKALCGGVSGVGRITRFDTTDMPVKIAAEVKGFDPANYIEKKEIKKMDTFIHYALAASRMVMDDSGLKVTSENADRIGVYVGSGIGGLNAIEEWHRVLMEKGPKRVTPFFIPMTIINLASGQIAIRYNLQGPNSCAVTACATGNNCIGDAFRIIQRGEADAIIAGGTEAAITPLAVAGFAASRALSMRNDDPVRASRPFDRERDGFVLGEGAGLLLLEEREAARRRGARIYAEVVGYAMTADAYHITAPPDSGSGAIRCMSLALKDAGLRPAQIGYINAHATSTFADKIETRAIKTVFGDHAKRVPVSSTKSMTGHLLGAAGGVEAVFTILALVKGIIPPTINYEHPDPECDLDCVPNTARRASLEAVLTNSFGFGGTNACLIFKKHEEH; encoded by the coding sequence GTGGTCGTGACGGGTTTGGGGGTCGTATCCCCGCTGGGAATCGGGGTCGACCCGACCTGGAAAGCCTTATGCGGCGGGGTCAGCGGGGTGGGCCGCATCACGCGGTTCGATACGACCGATATGCCGGTGAAAATTGCGGCCGAGGTCAAGGGATTCGATCCGGCGAACTATATCGAAAAAAAAGAGATTAAAAAGATGGACACCTTCATCCATTACGCCCTCGCCGCCAGCCGGATGGTGATGGATGATTCCGGTTTAAAGGTGACCTCCGAAAATGCGGACCGGATCGGCGTTTATGTCGGCTCCGGGATCGGCGGCCTGAACGCCATTGAGGAATGGCATCGCGTCCTGATGGAAAAGGGACCGAAGCGCGTGACGCCGTTTTTCATTCCCATGACCATCATCAATCTGGCTTCCGGACAGATTGCCATCCGGTATAACCTCCAGGGTCCGAACTCCTGTGCGGTGACGGCCTGCGCGACCGGCAACAACTGCATCGGGGACGCCTTCCGGATCATCCAACGGGGGGAGGCGGATGCCATCATCGCCGGCGGGACCGAGGCCGCGATTACGCCTCTCGCTGTGGCGGGGTTTGCGGCTTCGCGCGCCCTCTCGATGCGCAACGACGATCCCGTGCGCGCCAGCCGGCCGTTTGACCGGGAACGGGACGGGTTCGTGCTGGGCGAGGGCGCCGGACTCCTGCTGCTCGAAGAACGGGAGGCGGCCCGGAGGCGCGGAGCCCGCATCTATGCGGAGGTGGTCGGTTACGCGATGACGGCCGATGCCTATCACATTACCGCGCCCCCGGACAGCGGCAGCGGCGCCATCCGGTGCATGTCGCTGGCGCTTAAAGATGCGGGACTGCGGCCGGCCCAAATCGGCTACATCAACGCCCACGCCACCTCCACCTTTGCCGATAAAATAGAGACCCGGGCGATCAAGACCGTGTTCGGCGACCATGCCAAGCGGGTTCCGGTCAGTTCCACGAAATCCATGACCGGTCATCTCCTGGGCGCGGCTGGTGGAGTCGAGGCGGTCTTTACGATCCTGGCGCTGGTGAAGGGTATCATTCCGCCGACCATCAATTACGAACATCCGGATCCGGAATGCGATCTGGATTGCGTTCCCAATACCGCTCGGCGCGCGTCCTTGGAGGCGGTGCTGACAAACTCGTTCGGGTTTGGAGGCACGAACGCTTGCCTGATTTTCAAGAAGCATGAAGAACATTGA
- a CDS encoding tetratricopeptide repeat protein, with translation MRNLFLFFLITLLTGSPLFALLVIVAVYLALDYQFIGISRRLFGRFRRAGMIRTLQRELSVNPHDATARRDLGRALIEARRFGEAVPHLEKAVERMPDSDETVFDLGLSYLWTGQGPEGERLIRKALERSPKLRYGEPYLRWGEFLLHQGQAAAAAERLEQFRSIFSSSVEGHYLLGVAYQRAGDRIKAVAAYRTALEMFRRSPGYKRREERLWAWKTRARLLMI, from the coding sequence ATGCGGAATCTCTTTCTATTCTTTCTCATCACCCTTCTAACCGGGAGCCCGTTGTTCGCGCTCCTCGTTATCGTGGCCGTCTATCTCGCGCTGGATTACCAGTTCATCGGAATATCGCGGCGCTTGTTCGGGCGCTTCCGGCGGGCCGGAATGATCCGGACGCTGCAGCGGGAGCTTTCGGTCAATCCCCACGATGCGACGGCCCGACGCGATCTCGGGAGGGCCCTCATCGAGGCCCGCCGCTTCGGCGAAGCGGTTCCCCATCTTGAAAAGGCGGTCGAGCGCATGCCCGATTCGGACGAGACGGTCTTTGATCTCGGGCTTTCGTATCTCTGGACCGGTCAAGGCCCGGAAGGGGAACGTTTAATCCGGAAAGCCCTGGAACGAAGTCCAAAACTTCGGTACGGTGAGCCTTACCTGCGTTGGGGTGAATTTCTATTGCATCAGGGACAGGCCGCCGCGGCGGCGGAACGGCTCGAGCAGTTCCGATCGATCTTCTCCTCCAGCGTCGAAGGCCATTACCTTTTGGGCGTGGCCTATCAACGCGCCGGCGACCGGATTAAGGCGGTCGCGGCCTATCGGACCGCCTTGGAGATGTTCAGGCGCTCTCCGGGATATAAGCGGAGGGAGGAGCGGCTCTGGGCCTGGAAAACGCGGGCGCGACTGCTGATGATCTGA
- a CDS encoding DUF192 domain-containing protein, whose translation MDKEKLKKGAFLVIALVSMGIAMPFIMGNQGANYFMVELPNGRQILTEVADSPEKQMVGLFFARELPPNRAMLFIYDDEDSHRLWTKNSHFPIDMIWMDRDRKILHIEQAAPPCADDPCPSYGPKETEAIYVMEAAAGFAKMNQLQPGMSMIFRLVRPG comes from the coding sequence GTGGATAAAGAGAAGCTGAAAAAGGGCGCCTTTTTGGTGATCGCGCTTGTCTCGATGGGGATCGCCATGCCCTTCATAATGGGCAACCAGGGCGCCAATTATTTCATGGTCGAACTCCCGAACGGCAGGCAGATCCTGACCGAAGTGGCCGACAGCCCCGAGAAGCAGATGGTCGGCCTGTTTTTCGCCAGGGAGCTTCCACCCAACCGCGCCATGCTGTTTATCTATGACGATGAAGATTCCCACCGGCTCTGGACAAAAAACAGCCACTTTCCGATCGATATGATTTGGATGGACCGAGACCGAAAGATTCTGCACATCGAGCAGGCGGCCCCCCCCTGCGCGGATGACCCCTGTCCTTCATACGGGCCGAAGGAAACCGAGGCGATCTATGTTATGGAGGCGGCGGCCGGTTTTGCCAAGATGAATCAACTGCAGCCCGGCATGAGCATGATTTTTCGATTGGTCCGACCGGGATGA
- the acpP gene encoding acyl carrier protein: MAAVDEKVKKIIVEQLGVDEEDVTPDASFVDDLGADSLDTVELVMAFEEEFGIEIPDEDAEKILTVQNVMDYIKERV; this comes from the coding sequence ATGGCAGCCGTGGATGAAAAGGTGAAAAAGATCATTGTGGAGCAACTCGGAGTGGATGAGGAGGACGTGACACCGGATGCCTCTTTTGTCGATGATCTGGGCGCGGATTCTCTTGATACTGTTGAATTGGTCATGGCTTTTGAGGAGGAGTTCGGCATTGAAATTCCGGACGAAGACGCCGAAAAGATCCTCACGGTGCAAAACGTCATGGATTATATCAAGGAACGGGTATAG
- the plsX gene encoding phosphate acyltransferase PlsX, which yields MKMAVDAMGGDDAPGPIVEGAVLAAREYGVGVFLVGDSTVLGEELGRHAVAGLDISIVHAAQKVEMDEAPSLVIRRKRESSIWVATELVRKGEAVAVISAGNSGATMATALFILGPLKGVERPAIAIVLPTLLGHSILLDVGANVDCKPLNLFQFATMGHEYAEWVLQKSHPKIGLLGIGEEDSKGNEVTKEAFKILKASPMNFIGNVEGRDVYSGMADVIVCDGFIGNVALKISEGLADVFGKLLKREIAAVWGGKLGYFFLRTAFQRFRRRMDYAEYGGAPLLGVNGISVICHGRSSAKAIKNALRVAKTQAEGRVNERIQKDIEESMTIYSKVHEEYLQSQRRD from the coding sequence ATGAAAATGGCCGTCGATGCGATGGGCGGAGATGACGCGCCCGGACCGATTGTTGAAGGGGCCGTCTTGGCCGCGCGGGAATACGGGGTCGGTGTTTTTCTGGTCGGTGATTCCACCGTCCTGGGGGAAGAGTTGGGCCGTCACGCCGTTGCGGGTCTCGATATCTCCATCGTGCACGCGGCTCAAAAAGTCGAAATGGATGAGGCCCCGTCCTTGGTGATCCGCCGAAAACGCGAGTCATCGATTTGGGTGGCGACCGAGCTGGTCCGGAAAGGCGAGGCCGTCGCCGTGATCAGCGCGGGAAACAGCGGCGCCACAATGGCGACGGCCCTTTTTATTCTCGGCCCTCTGAAGGGGGTGGAGCGACCCGCGATCGCCATTGTGTTACCTACCCTGCTGGGGCACTCCATTCTACTCGACGTCGGCGCGAATGTCGATTGCAAGCCCCTCAACTTGTTTCAGTTCGCGACCATGGGACATGAGTACGCCGAGTGGGTTTTGCAAAAGTCGCATCCTAAAATCGGTTTGCTCGGCATCGGTGAGGAAGATTCCAAGGGGAATGAGGTGACCAAAGAGGCGTTTAAAATCCTAAAAGCAAGCCCCATGAATTTCATCGGCAACGTCGAGGGCAGGGACGTTTATTCCGGTATGGCGGATGTCATCGTATGCGACGGTTTCATCGGCAACGTCGCCCTGAAAATCAGTGAGGGGCTTGCAGATGTTTTTGGAAAGCTCCTGAAGCGCGAAATCGCGGCCGTGTGGGGTGGCAAACTTGGTTATTTCTTTCTCCGCACCGCTTTTCAGCGGTTCAGGCGACGGATGGATTACGCCGAGTACGGTGGCGCCCCGCTGCTGGGTGTGAACGGAATCTCGGTCATCTGCCATGGACGGTCGTCCGCGAAGGCCATCAAGAACGCCCTGCGCGTGGCCAAGACCCAGGCCGAAGGTCGGGTGAATGAGCGGATTCAGAAAGATATCGAAGAGAGCATGACCATCTACAGCAAAGTTCACGAAGAGTACCTCCAATCCCAAAGACGAGACTGA
- the rnc gene encoding ribonuclease III codes for MLLERLHTFQNVLGYSFRKTDLLRAALTHKSYLNELRASEKDEASQDNERLEFLGDAVLDLAVSERLIALYPLSTEGDLSKMKARLVSEVTLARVARRLGVGEFLLLGRGEERTRGREKPSILADALEAVIAAVYLDGGFETARTVLLQIYEEEFQRLDQHREDVDYKTELQECCQREFDVLPTYRVLRESGPDHQKLFEVNLMIKEEVFGIGRGRSKKEAEQQAAKQALERLTRRSL; via the coding sequence ATGCTGCTTGAACGCCTCCACACATTTCAAAACGTTTTAGGGTATTCCTTCCGCAAAACCGATCTTTTACGAGCCGCCCTCACCCACAAATCGTACCTGAACGAACTACGAGCGTCCGAAAAGGACGAGGCCTCGCAGGATAATGAACGTCTGGAGTTCTTGGGCGACGCCGTGCTGGATCTGGCCGTCAGCGAGCGTCTGATCGCGCTCTATCCCTTGTCCACGGAAGGAGACCTTTCCAAAATGAAGGCCCGGCTCGTGAGCGAAGTGACCCTGGCTCGCGTGGCCAGGCGACTGGGCGTCGGTGAATTTCTTCTGCTCGGGCGCGGGGAAGAGCGGACCCGGGGTCGGGAAAAACCCTCGATCCTGGCGGATGCGCTGGAGGCCGTGATCGCGGCCGTCTATCTCGACGGGGGATTTGAAACCGCCCGCACGGTGCTCCTGCAAATTTATGAGGAAGAGTTCCAACGCCTCGACCAGCATCGGGAAGACGTTGATTACAAAACGGAGTTGCAGGAATGCTGTCAGCGGGAGTTTGATGTCCTGCCCACCTACCGGGTCCTCCGCGAGTCCGGTCCCGACCACCAGAAACTTTTCGAAGTCAATCTGATGATCAAAGAGGAGGTCTTCGGCATCGGCCGGGGGCGGAGCAAAAAGGAGGCCGAGCAGCAGGCGGCCAAGCAGGCGCTTGAGCGATTGACCCGGCGATCGCTTTAG
- the fabD gene encoding ACP S-malonyltransferase, with product MTVAFLFPGQGSQYVGMGEKLFAASDVARQVYRTAQEVLKFDIATVCHEGPADRLNLTEHTQPAILTTSIAAWRMAQERGLSASTLAGHSLGEYTALVAAGGLAFSDAVTLVQKRGRYMQEAVPEGSGAMAAILGLDRGTVEEICKAASGHGVVSAANINSRVQIVIGGNRPAVEAAMALAKERGAKRIVPLAVSVPSHCALMKPAAERLARDLDGVKFLPLQVPVVTNVEAAPIVSGDLAKKALVRQLVSPVLWVDTVERMIQEGVTAFVEIGPGTVLSGLVKRIDRNVKTYHIEDPETLDETLDALTV from the coding sequence ATGACGGTCGCTTTTTTGTTTCCAGGCCAGGGTTCTCAATATGTCGGAATGGGCGAGAAATTGTTCGCGGCGTCCGATGTGGCCCGACAGGTTTACCGCACGGCTCAGGAGGTGCTGAAGTTTGATATCGCGACGGTTTGTCATGAGGGTCCCGCCGACCGCTTGAATTTGACCGAGCACACGCAGCCGGCGATTCTCACGACCAGCATCGCGGCGTGGAGGATGGCGCAGGAGAGGGGCCTCTCGGCGTCCACGCTGGCCGGACACAGCCTCGGCGAGTATACCGCGCTGGTGGCGGCCGGCGGCTTGGCGTTTTCCGATGCCGTAACCCTGGTCCAGAAGCGGGGGCGGTATATGCAGGAGGCTGTTCCGGAGGGGAGCGGGGCGATGGCCGCCATCCTGGGCTTGGATCGAGGGACGGTGGAAGAAATCTGCAAGGCGGCTTCAGGCCACGGCGTCGTTTCGGCGGCCAATATCAATTCCCGGGTTCAGATCGTCATCGGCGGAAACCGTCCCGCCGTCGAGGCGGCCATGGCGTTGGCCAAAGAGAGAGGTGCGAAACGGATCGTGCCGTTGGCCGTCAGCGTTCCTTCCCATTGTGCCTTGATGAAACCGGCGGCTGAACGGCTGGCCCGGGACCTCGACGGCGTGAAGTTTCTTCCGCTGCAGGTTCCGGTCGTGACGAATGTGGAGGCCGCGCCGATCGTGTCCGGTGACCTGGCGAAGAAGGCGTTGGTCCGGCAATTGGTGTCTCCCGTTCTCTGGGTCGACACCGTTGAACGCATGATTCAAGAAGGGGTTACTGCGTTTGTGGAGATCGGACCCGGCACGGTGTTATCCGGTCTGGTCAAACGGATCGACAGAAACGTGAAAACGTATCATATCGAAGACCCGGAAACCTTGGATGAGACCCTGGACGCCCTGACGGTTTAA
- the fabG gene encoding 3-oxoacyl-[acyl-carrier-protein] reductase → MDLKGRVVIVTGGARGIGRAISESLVQDGAHLVISDVDLREAKQTADALASSGRRCLAVEANVTDGKAVAEMVDRAIQEFGRIDVLINNAGITRDALLLRMKEEDWDLVLNVNLKGAFHCTKSVISTMSKQRSGRIVNIASIVGVMGNAGQSNYAASKAALIGFTKSVAREYASRGITVNAVAPGFIDTVMTQSLSANVRENLMKQIPLGRLGTPQDIAHAVRFLVSEEAGYITGQVLHVNGGMLMV, encoded by the coding sequence ATGGACTTGAAAGGACGCGTGGTCATCGTAACGGGAGGCGCCCGCGGCATCGGAAGGGCCATTTCGGAGAGTTTGGTTCAAGACGGCGCCCATCTGGTGATCTCGGATGTCGATCTTCGGGAAGCGAAGCAGACGGCCGACGCGCTGGCCTCCTCCGGGCGCCGGTGCCTGGCGGTGGAGGCCAACGTGACCGACGGCAAAGCCGTGGCCGAAATGGTGGATCGGGCGATCCAGGAGTTCGGTCGAATCGATGTTTTGATCAACAACGCCGGCATCACGCGCGACGCCCTTCTCCTTCGAATGAAAGAAGAGGACTGGGATTTGGTCTTGAATGTGAATCTGAAAGGGGCTTTTCATTGCACGAAGTCCGTTATTTCTACGATGAGCAAGCAGCGTAGCGGACGGATTGTCAACATTGCGTCCATCGTGGGCGTGATGGGAAATGCGGGACAGTCCAACTACGCCGCGTCCAAGGCGGCCTTGATCGGTTTCACAAAGTCCGTGGCCCGGGAGTACGCCAGCCGCGGAATCACCGTCAATGCCGTGGCACCCGGATTCATCGATACGGTGATGACCCAGTCCCTTTCGGCGAATGTTCGGGAGAATTTGATGAAACAGATACCGTTGGGCCGGCTTGGGACGCCCCAGGACATAGCCCACGCGGTTCGATTCTTGGTGTCAGAAGAAGCCGGATATATCACGGGACAGGTCCTGCATGTCAATGGCGGCATGTTGATGGTTTGA
- a CDS encoding beta-ketoacyl-ACP synthase III, protein MRTRIIGTGSYLPKRIMTNRDLERLVDTTENWILERTGIRERRIADESEAASDLAIPAARRAQEMARLNEKDLDLIMVATATPDMFFPSTACLVQDRLGAHQAAAFDLSAACSGFLYALSVADQYIRNGVYKNVLIIGSEVMSRIIDWTDRNTCVLFGDGAGAAVLQRTKGEHGVLSTHLHSDGRLWNLIQVPGGGSRLPPSPSMLADRKPYIKMKGNETFKVAVRTLEEAVYETLKSAHVQPSELSLLIPHQANIRIIKAVAQRLGLPMEKVVLNVDRYGNTSAASIPIALDEAVRQARVKDGDLLLFEAFGAGLTWASALVRW, encoded by the coding sequence ATGCGAACCCGAATCATCGGCACCGGCTCCTACCTTCCCAAGCGGATTATGACGAACCGGGATCTGGAACGCCTCGTGGATACGACCGAAAACTGGATTCTGGAGAGGACGGGCATCCGGGAACGGCGGATCGCGGATGAAAGCGAAGCGGCGTCCGACTTGGCGATTCCTGCGGCCCGCCGGGCCCAGGAGATGGCCCGGCTCAATGAAAAGGATCTGGATCTGATCATGGTGGCGACCGCCACGCCCGACATGTTCTTTCCATCAACGGCCTGTCTTGTTCAAGACCGGCTTGGAGCGCATCAGGCGGCGGCCTTTGATCTTTCCGCGGCCTGCTCCGGATTTCTGTACGCCCTTTCCGTTGCCGATCAGTATATCCGAAACGGGGTTTATAAAAATGTGCTCATCATCGGAAGTGAGGTGATGTCCCGAATCATCGACTGGACCGACCGCAACACCTGCGTCCTGTTCGGAGACGGCGCCGGGGCAGCCGTTTTGCAGCGAACGAAAGGGGAGCACGGGGTTCTGTCAACCCATCTCCATTCCGACGGCCGGTTGTGGAACCTTATCCAGGTGCCGGGCGGGGGCTCGCGCCTCCCGCCGTCTCCATCGATGCTGGCCGACCGGAAACCGTACATCAAAATGAAGGGCAATGAAACCTTTAAAGTGGCGGTCCGGACCTTGGAAGAAGCGGTGTATGAAACCCTCAAAAGCGCGCATGTGCAACCCTCCGAACTTTCCCTGTTGATTCCCCACCAAGCCAACATCCGGATCATTAAGGCCGTGGCTCAACGGCTGGGTCTGCCGATGGAAAAGGTGGTGCTCAATGTGGACCGCTACGGCAATACGTCGGCCGCGTCGATTCCGATCGCCCTGGATGAAGCGGTTCGCCAGGCCCGGGTCAAGGACGGGGATCTGTTGCTCTTCGAGGCCTTCGGGGCCGGCTTAACATGGGCCTCGGCCCTTGTTCGGTGGTAG
- a CDS encoding VCBS repeat-containing protein produces the protein MPKPIPGLVLFLAFIMAGCHPRTPAPPPPKLFSGPTSYPVGTNPTAIAAADVNNDGKLDLITANFGSNDLSVLLGNGDGTFQDPKTVKVGIEPQSLVVGRFDADPYPDIAVIHHSDASLVILSGEGDGNFHITQREDLHKTPTAIAMADFNQDEKLDLAVSLLMDRVLIFIGDGHGRFTAGYSFDPGDTPTSLAAVDLNHDGYPDLAIADNGEIQRGIAVYLGKGDGRFEKSQFYKTRLRPLIVSPGDYNGDGITDLIAIYSSQSTLAAFLGRADGTFQDGIEFGADGGPTSVLTGDYDRDGKQDLLITNDLTGRFSVAIGKGDGTFVYPPSTYRSGDGPFAAVSGKFNKDSSDGVAVANNVSNTVSIFLAKEHVSDQKK, from the coding sequence ATGCCGAAGCCAATTCCGGGCCTCGTTCTCTTTCTCGCTTTCATTATGGCCGGCTGCCACCCGCGGACGCCGGCTCCTCCGCCGCCCAAATTATTCAGCGGGCCGACGAGCTACCCGGTCGGCACCAATCCGACGGCAATCGCCGCGGCCGATGTGAACAACGACGGAAAACTGGACTTGATCACGGCCAACTTCGGCAGCAACGATCTGTCCGTCTTGTTGGGCAACGGCGATGGAACCTTTCAGGACCCGAAAACCGTCAAGGTGGGAATCGAGCCGCAATCGCTCGTGGTCGGTCGTTTCGATGCCGACCCCTATCCGGACATCGCCGTGATCCACCACTCCGACGCCTCCTTGGTGATTCTCTCGGGGGAAGGAGACGGGAATTTCCATATCACGCAGCGCGAAGATCTCCACAAGACGCCGACCGCCATCGCGATGGCCGATTTCAACCAGGATGAAAAACTGGATCTGGCCGTCTCGCTGCTGATGGACCGCGTCCTGATTTTTATCGGCGACGGCCATGGACGGTTCACGGCAGGCTATTCCTTTGATCCCGGCGACACGCCCACCTCGTTGGCGGCGGTCGACCTGAACCATGACGGTTATCCGGACCTGGCCATCGCGGACAACGGCGAGATCCAGCGCGGAATCGCGGTCTATTTAGGCAAGGGGGACGGCCGTTTTGAAAAATCGCAATTCTATAAAACGCGTCTCCGGCCGCTCATCGTCAGTCCGGGAGACTACAACGGAGACGGAATCACCGATCTGATCGCCATTTACAGTTCCCAGAGCACGCTGGCCGCCTTTCTCGGACGCGCCGACGGCACGTTCCAGGACGGGATCGAGTTCGGAGCGGACGGAGGTCCCACCTCCGTGCTCACGGGAGACTACGATCGCGACGGCAAGCAGGACCTCCTGATCACGAATGATCTCACCGGCCGGTTCTCGGTCGCCATCGGGAAGGGGGACGGAACTTTTGTGTATCCTCCATCGACCTACCGATCGGGCGACGGTCCGTTTGCCGCCGTGAGCGGAAAATTCAACAAGGACAGCTCCGACGGCGTGGCCGTGGCCAACAACGTGAGCAACACGGTCTCGATTTTTCTCGCCAAAGAACACGTCTCCGATCAAAAAAAGTAG